The Pantoea phytobeneficialis genome has a segment encoding these proteins:
- a CDS encoding DHA2 family efflux MFS transporter permease subunit: MSASQSWKPASNPWLVAITVTLAVFMEILDTTIVNVALPHIAGSLSSSYDESTWVLTSYLVANGIVLPISAFFTRLFGRKQFFLICIVMFTVCSFLCGIATELWQIILFRVMQGFFGGGLQPTQQSVLLDYFKPEDRGKAFGLSSIAIIVAPVIGPTLGGWITDNYSWRWVFFINIPVGILTVLAIYQLLEDPPWESKWEKGRLKIDYIGIGLITLGLGCLQVMLDRGEDADWFASHFIRLFAGLAVVGIVGAVYWLLYVRKPVVDLTVMKDRNFWVAGLLMAGMAMILYGSSVVLPQLAQQDLGYTATWSGLVLSPGAVLIVLTIPLVLKLMPIVQTRYIIAFGFSCLALAFCYSTRLTPNVDFTTLVLMRSAQSIGLGFLFVPLTTIAFITVPQRLNADAAALFTMFRNVAGSIGISLSTAAITERMQTQSANMVHNMTPLNEPFNLTLQHWAQAIRDYTTAVGDPLQIASGQLYQEMIAQSRILAYIDVFMGLSIVAVLLIPFCWLLSPIKSEGSAGAH; the protein is encoded by the coding sequence ATGAGTGCGAGCCAGAGCTGGAAACCCGCCAGCAATCCCTGGCTGGTGGCGATCACGGTAACGTTGGCGGTGTTTATGGAGATCCTTGACACCACCATCGTGAACGTCGCGCTGCCACATATCGCCGGATCGCTCTCCTCCAGTTATGACGAATCCACCTGGGTGCTGACGTCATACCTGGTGGCGAACGGCATCGTCCTGCCTATTTCGGCCTTCTTTACCCGCCTGTTTGGTCGCAAACAGTTTTTCCTGATTTGTATCGTGATGTTCACCGTCTGTTCATTTCTATGCGGCATTGCGACGGAGCTGTGGCAAATCATTCTGTTTCGCGTGATGCAGGGATTTTTCGGCGGTGGTCTGCAACCAACGCAGCAATCGGTGCTGCTCGACTATTTCAAACCGGAAGATCGCGGCAAGGCATTTGGCCTCTCCTCGATTGCGATTATTGTGGCACCGGTGATTGGTCCCACGTTGGGCGGTTGGATCACCGACAACTACAGCTGGCGCTGGGTATTCTTTATCAACATCCCGGTCGGGATTCTGACGGTGCTGGCAATTTACCAGTTACTGGAAGATCCGCCGTGGGAAAGCAAATGGGAAAAAGGCCGCCTGAAGATTGATTACATCGGTATCGGGCTGATCACCCTTGGGCTGGGATGTTTGCAGGTGATGCTGGACCGTGGTGAAGATGCCGACTGGTTCGCTTCCCACTTTATTCGCCTGTTTGCCGGGTTGGCGGTGGTGGGGATTGTTGGTGCCGTTTACTGGCTGCTCTACGTGCGTAAGCCGGTGGTGGATCTGACGGTGATGAAGGATCGCAACTTCTGGGTCGCCGGGTTGCTGATGGCGGGTATGGCGATGATTCTGTACGGCAGTTCGGTGGTGTTGCCGCAGTTGGCGCAGCAGGATCTGGGTTATACCGCCACCTGGTCTGGCCTGGTGCTGTCGCCCGGCGCGGTGCTGATTGTGCTGACCATCCCGCTGGTGCTGAAGCTGATGCCCATTGTGCAGACACGTTACATCATCGCCTTTGGTTTCAGTTGCCTGGCGCTGGCGTTCTGCTATTCCACCCGCCTGACGCCGAATGTCGATTTCACCACCCTGGTATTGATGCGCAGTGCCCAGTCGATTGGCCTTGGCTTCCTGTTTGTGCCGCTGACCACTATTGCGTTTATCACCGTACCGCAGCGCTTAAACGCTGATGCAGCTGCGTTATTTACCATGTTCCGTAACGTGGCGGGATCAATCGGTATCTCGCTGTCAACGGCGGCGATCACCGAGCGAATGCAGACGCAGTCGGCCAATATGGTGCACAACATGACGCCGCTCAATGAGCCATTTAACCTCACATTGCAGCACTGGGCGCAGGCGATCCGTGATTACACCACGGCGGTGGGCGATCCGCTGCAAATTGCCAGCGGTCAGCTTTACCAGGAGATGATCGCCCAGTCACGCATCCTTGCCTATATCGATGTCTTTATGGGGCTGAGCATTGTGGCAGTACTGTTGATTCCTTTTTGCTGGTTGCTTTCGCCGATTAAGAGTGAAGGCAGTGCAGGAGCCCATTAA
- a CDS encoding efflux transporter outer membrane subunit, whose amino-acid sequence MNKFVRSAPSRSAISLALLLAGCAVGPDYQPPHAQTPASYRDLPSEEASKPLSAATNPLWWKSFNDPLLDSLITRAIADNLTLQQAVLRIAGAREQLAQASGGLFPTLSGSAKMTRQQLGLKGLLESNGVYNQVDSDVADQLNGLTHSVNLYQGSFDASWELDLWGKVRRQIEMANAQQQAAIEQRNDALVSLQAEVARAYLQLRGAQAVLQTLQEQITVAQQTSELTQSQQRNGMAPLTDVENARAQLSSLNAQLPQYQAQERQAMNGLAVLLGKTPGALDSELASVKPLPALPKLVSVGIPSTLARRRPDIRQAEATLHAQTANIGVSVAELFPSLSLTGQLGVRNTDASYLDNWSSHFYSIGPSLSIPIFQGGQLVSSVKLARAQQANAALEYRQTVLTALQDVENALVSYRADQQQVTALDETTGALQRAFDLATDSYRQGISTFLDVLDAQRQLAQAQAQSTQTRMQTALDLVALYKALGGGWEPYQTVNLPDYAVFGPATEVK is encoded by the coding sequence ATGAACAAGTTCGTGCGCAGCGCGCCGTCACGGAGTGCTATCTCGCTCGCGCTATTGTTGGCCGGGTGTGCGGTGGGGCCAGATTATCAGCCACCCCATGCACAAACGCCTGCCAGCTACCGTGATCTCCCCTCGGAGGAAGCGTCAAAACCGTTGTCAGCAGCGACCAACCCGCTATGGTGGAAAAGTTTTAACGATCCGTTGCTCGACAGTCTGATCACCCGTGCGATAGCCGATAACCTGACGCTGCAACAGGCGGTGCTGCGCATTGCCGGGGCGCGTGAGCAGCTGGCGCAGGCGAGTGGCGGACTGTTTCCGACGCTGAGCGGTTCGGCCAAAATGACCCGTCAGCAGCTTGGGTTAAAGGGGTTGCTGGAATCGAACGGTGTATATAATCAGGTCGATAGCGATGTGGCGGATCAGCTCAATGGTTTGACGCATTCGGTGAATTTGTATCAGGGAAGCTTCGATGCCAGTTGGGAACTGGATCTTTGGGGCAAAGTGCGACGTCAGATCGAGATGGCCAATGCGCAGCAGCAGGCGGCGATTGAGCAGCGTAACGATGCACTGGTTTCGCTGCAAGCTGAAGTGGCGCGAGCGTATCTGCAACTGCGCGGTGCGCAGGCGGTGCTGCAAACTTTGCAGGAGCAGATTACCGTCGCGCAACAAACCTCAGAACTGACCCAGAGCCAGCAGCGCAACGGTATGGCACCGCTGACTGATGTTGAGAACGCCCGTGCGCAGTTGTCATCCCTTAACGCGCAGTTGCCGCAATATCAGGCGCAGGAGCGCCAGGCGATGAATGGGCTGGCGGTGCTGTTGGGGAAAACCCCTGGCGCGCTGGACAGTGAACTGGCGAGCGTAAAACCGCTGCCTGCGTTACCGAAACTGGTATCAGTGGGTATTCCTTCCACGCTGGCACGACGTCGACCGGACATTCGTCAGGCGGAAGCCACGCTGCACGCGCAAACCGCCAATATTGGTGTGTCGGTGGCAGAGCTGTTCCCCAGCTTGTCACTGACCGGACAGCTTGGCGTGCGTAACACCGACGCCAGCTATCTGGACAACTGGAGCAGCCACTTTTATAGCATTGGCCCGTCACTTTCGATCCCGATCTTTCAGGGCGGGCAACTGGTGTCCAGCGTGAAACTGGCGCGCGCGCAGCAGGCCAATGCGGCGCTTGAGTATCGTCAGACGGTACTCACGGCGTTACAGGACGTGGAAAACGCGCTGGTCAGTTATCGTGCTGATCAACAGCAGGTGACGGCGTTGGATGAAACCACCGGGGCGCTACAACGGGCTTTTGATCTCGCGACTGACAGCTATCGCCAGGGGATCTCCACCTTCCTCGACGTGCTGGATGCACAACGTCAGCTGGCGCAGGCGCAGGCGCAATCCACTCAGACGCGGATGCAAACGGCTTTAGACCTGGTGGCGTTGTATAAAGCGCTCGGTGGTGGCTGGGAACCGTATCAGACGGTCAATCTGCCTGACTACGCGGTATTTGGTCCGGCAACTGAAGTCAAATAA
- a CDS encoding H-NS family histone-like protein, which produces MSDVFFKVLNNIRTLRAQARDLPLTDLEEILEKLTVVVTERREEVQAEEAQNREKEEKLSKYREMLLADGIDPNELLGALETGKKRAKRAPRPAKYSYTDENGEEKSWTGQGRTPAAIKKALDAGKSLDSFLIK; this is translated from the coding sequence ATGAGTGACGTATTCTTTAAAGTTCTGAACAACATTCGCACATTACGTGCACAGGCTCGCGATCTGCCACTGACTGACCTGGAAGAGATTCTGGAAAAATTAACTGTGGTCGTCACCGAGCGTCGTGAAGAAGTACAAGCGGAAGAAGCGCAGAATCGCGAAAAAGAAGAGAAGCTGTCTAAATACCGCGAAATGTTGCTGGCTGACGGTATTGATCCGAACGAATTACTGGGTGCGCTGGAAACCGGTAAAAAACGCGCCAAGCGTGCGCCGCGTCCGGCAAAATATTCTTACACTGATGAAAACGGTGAAGAGAAGTCATGGACTGGTCAGGGCCGTACTCCTGCTGCGATTAAAAAAGCACTGGATGCTGGCAAAAGCCTCGACAGCTTCCTGATCAAATAA
- a CDS encoding ABC-F family ATPase yields MLVSSNITMQFGSKPLFENISVKFGGGNRYGLIGANGSGKSTFMKILGGDLVPSAGNVSLDPNERIGKLRQDQFAFEQYSVLDTVIMGHHELWAVKQERDRIYALPEMSEEEGYKVADLEVQYGEMDGYSAESRAGELLLGVGIPVEQHYGPMSEIAPGWKLRVLLAQALFANPDILLLDEPTNNLDIDTIRWLEQVLNERNSTMIIISHDRHFLNMVCTHMADLDYGELRVYPGNYDEYMTAATQARERLLADNAKKKAQIADLQSFVSRFSANASKSRQATSRAKQIEKIKLDEVKASSRQNPFIRFEQDKKLFRNALEVEAITKGFDNGPLFKNLNLLLEVGEKMAVLGANGIGKTTLLKTLVGELTPENGTVKWSENARIGYYAQDHATDFADDLTVFDWMSQWKQEGDDEQAVRSILGRLLFSQDDIKKPAKVLSGGEKGRMLFGKLMMQKPNILIMDEPTNHLDMESIESLNMALEMYEGTLIFVSHDREFVSSLATRVLEIKGDRVVDFTGNYEDYLRSQGIV; encoded by the coding sequence GTGTTAGTTTCCAGCAATATCACCATGCAGTTCGGCAGTAAGCCGCTGTTTGAGAATATCTCCGTTAAATTTGGCGGCGGTAATCGTTACGGTTTAATCGGTGCAAACGGCAGCGGTAAATCGACCTTCATGAAAATACTGGGCGGTGACCTGGTGCCAAGCGCGGGAAATGTTTCCCTCGACCCGAATGAACGTATCGGTAAGTTGCGTCAGGACCAGTTTGCGTTTGAGCAATATAGCGTGCTCGATACCGTGATTATGGGGCACCATGAATTATGGGCCGTCAAGCAGGAACGTGACCGCATATATGCCTTGCCGGAAATGAGCGAAGAGGAAGGCTATAAAGTTGCTGACCTCGAAGTGCAATACGGTGAAATGGATGGTTACAGTGCTGAATCCCGCGCAGGGGAATTATTACTGGGTGTAGGTATCCCGGTAGAACAACATTACGGACCGATGAGCGAAATTGCGCCCGGCTGGAAATTACGTGTGTTGCTGGCGCAGGCATTATTTGCCAACCCGGATATTCTGTTACTCGATGAACCGACCAACAACCTGGATATTGACACCATTCGCTGGCTGGAGCAGGTACTGAACGAACGTAACAGCACCATGATCATCATTTCGCATGACCGTCATTTCCTGAATATGGTTTGCACGCATATGGCGGATTTGGATTACGGCGAGCTGCGCGTTTATCCGGGTAACTATGACGAATATATGACCGCAGCCACCCAGGCGCGTGAGCGTTTATTAGCAGATAATGCGAAAAAGAAAGCGCAAATTGCCGACCTGCAATCTTTTGTCAGCCGTTTTAGCGCTAACGCCTCAAAATCGCGTCAGGCAACCTCGCGTGCTAAACAGATTGAGAAAATCAAACTGGATGAAGTGAAAGCGTCCAGCCGTCAGAACCCCTTTATTCGTTTTGAACAGGATAAGAAACTGTTCCGCAATGCGCTGGAAGTGGAAGCCATCACCAAAGGTTTCGATAACGGCCCGTTATTTAAAAATCTGAACTTGCTGCTGGAAGTCGGAGAAAAAATGGCGGTGTTGGGTGCCAACGGTATTGGTAAAACCACCTTGCTGAAAACGCTGGTAGGCGAGCTGACACCGGAAAATGGTACGGTTAAATGGTCCGAGAATGCGCGCATTGGTTATTACGCGCAGGATCACGCGACAGATTTTGCCGACGACCTGACGGTGTTCGACTGGATGAGCCAGTGGAAACAGGAAGGGGACGACGAGCAGGCAGTGCGTAGCATTCTTGGTCGTCTGCTGTTTAGCCAGGACGATATCAAGAAGCCAGCTAAAGTTCTGTCCGGTGGTGAGAAGGGCCGTATGTTGTTTGGTAAGCTGATGATGCAGAAACCGAACATCCTGATTATGGACGAACCGACCAACCACCTCGATATGGAATCCATCGAATCGCTGAACATGGCGCTGGAGATGTACGAAGGCACGCTGATTTTCGTCTCGCATGACCGTGAGTTTGTCAGCTCGCTGGCAACCCGTGTGCTGGAAATCAAAGGCGATCGCGTGGTGGACTTCACCGGCAACTACGAAGATTATCTGCGTAGCCAGGGGATTGTGTAA
- the moeB gene encoding molybdopterin-synthase adenylyltransferase MoeB, translating into MHAELSDEEMLRYNRQIVLRGFDFDGQEKLKAARVLVVGLGGLGCAAAPYLAAAGVGQLTLLDFDTVALSNLQRQILHRDSTIGMAKVDSAAQQLAAINPHCQLETLNAQLEDTALGTLIARHDAVLDCTDNVHTREQINRWCWQHKVPLISAAAIRMEGQLSVFTWQPDTPCYRCISRLFGEQALSCVEAGVMAPLVGVMGAMQAMETLKVLTAFGTPASSRLLMYDALSAEFRTMKVAQDAHCEVCGGK; encoded by the coding sequence ATGCACGCGGAGTTAAGCGATGAAGAGATGCTGCGCTACAACCGGCAAATCGTGTTGCGTGGCTTCGATTTTGACGGGCAGGAAAAACTAAAAGCCGCGCGTGTTCTGGTCGTTGGGCTTGGCGGGCTGGGTTGTGCCGCCGCACCTTATCTGGCCGCAGCGGGCGTGGGGCAACTGACCTTGCTGGATTTCGATACCGTCGCGCTCAGTAACCTGCAACGGCAAATCCTGCATCGTGACAGTACGATTGGTATGGCGAAAGTGGATTCTGCTGCACAGCAGCTGGCAGCGATCAATCCCCATTGCCAGTTAGAAACCCTCAATGCGCAGCTTGAGGATACGGCACTGGGCACCCTGATTGCCCGTCATGATGCGGTACTGGATTGCACGGATAACGTCCATACGCGTGAACAGATCAACCGCTGGTGCTGGCAACACAAGGTACCGTTGATTTCTGCTGCCGCGATTCGCATGGAAGGCCAGCTCAGCGTATTTACCTGGCAGCCGGATACGCCCTGTTATCGTTGCATCAGCCGTTTGTTTGGCGAGCAGGCGCTGAGCTGCGTTGAAGCCGGTGTGATGGCTCCGTTAGTTGGGGTTATGGGGGCCATGCAGGCGATGGAAACCCTTAAAGTTTTGACGGCCTTTGGCACCCCAGCCAGCTCACGGTTGCTGATGTACGATGCCTTGAGCGCCGAGTTCCGCACGATGAAAGTGGCGCAGGATGCGCATTGTGAGGTGTGCGGGGGGAAATAA
- the moeA gene encoding molybdopterin molybdotransferase MoeA, with translation MEPFTAGLISLEDAQQKMLAQLTPITDSLQVSLFEAAGRITAQPVLSPLDVPPFDNAAMDGYAVRLADVAPDRVLSVAGKAFAGGPFNGEWPLGTVIRIMTGAPVPAGCEAVVMQEETEQRDGGIVITAPVNAGQHIRRSGEDIQAGKQVLDAGVRLGAAELPLLASLGIAQVSVLRKLRVAIFSTGDELQAVGQPLAAGQIYDTNRFTVSLMLNRLGCEVIDLGVIGDDPVALRQAFSEADRQADVVISTGGVSVGEADFTKAMLEELGAITFWKLAIKPGKPFAFGRLANSWFCGLPGNPVSAAVTFYQLVQPLLGTLTGQQAPLIPARLRAKATQRLKKSPGRLDFQRGIFSRGADGMLEVRSTGPQGSHVFSSFALANCFIVLERERGNVEVGEWVDVEPFNSLLEG, from the coding sequence ATGGAACCTTTTACTGCGGGCTTAATCTCCCTCGAAGACGCCCAGCAAAAAATGCTGGCGCAACTCACCCCGATTACCGATTCATTACAGGTATCGTTATTCGAAGCCGCCGGGCGTATCACCGCCCAGCCGGTGTTATCACCGCTGGATGTCCCCCCCTTCGATAATGCCGCGATGGACGGTTATGCGGTACGCCTCGCCGATGTTGCACCGGATCGCGTGTTGTCTGTCGCGGGCAAAGCCTTTGCCGGTGGACCTTTCAACGGCGAATGGCCGCTGGGAACGGTTATCCGCATCATGACCGGCGCGCCGGTCCCCGCAGGCTGTGAAGCGGTGGTGATGCAGGAAGAAACCGAACAACGTGACGGTGGGATTGTCATCACCGCACCGGTCAACGCCGGGCAGCATATCCGCCGCAGTGGTGAAGATATTCAGGCGGGCAAACAGGTACTGGACGCCGGTGTGCGTCTCGGTGCCGCTGAGCTGCCGCTATTGGCCTCTTTGGGCATCGCCCAGGTCAGCGTGCTGCGTAAATTGCGGGTGGCGATTTTCTCCACCGGCGATGAATTACAGGCGGTGGGACAACCACTGGCAGCAGGACAGATCTACGATACCAATCGCTTCACCGTGTCGTTGATGCTAAACCGCCTTGGTTGCGAAGTGATCGACCTTGGCGTGATTGGCGACGATCCTGTGGCATTGCGTCAGGCATTCAGTGAAGCAGATCGCCAGGCCGATGTGGTGATCAGCACGGGCGGTGTATCGGTCGGTGAAGCCGACTTTACCAAAGCCATGCTGGAGGAGCTGGGGGCCATCACCTTCTGGAAACTGGCGATCAAGCCCGGTAAACCTTTTGCCTTTGGTCGACTCGCCAACAGTTGGTTCTGCGGCCTGCCGGGCAACCCGGTATCGGCGGCAGTGACCTTCTATCAACTGGTTCAGCCGTTGCTCGGTACCCTCACCGGCCAGCAAGCGCCGTTGATACCGGCACGTTTGCGCGCCAAAGCCACTCAGCGTCTGAAAAAATCACCGGGACGCCTCGATTTCCAACGCGGTATCTTCAGCCGTGGCGCAGACGGGATGCTGGAAGTTCGCAGCACCGGGCCGCAGGGTTCACATGTGTTCAGTTCCTTTGCACTGGCGAACTGTTTTATCGTGCTGGAGCGTGAACGCGGTAACGTGGAAGTCGGTGAATGGGTCGACGTTGAACCCTTCAACAGCCTGCTGGAGGGATAA
- a CDS encoding universal stress protein has translation MNSYNHALVLVQGNQDGALLLNHAVTLAEELAMTVTLAHISDDYREMNYVSDSLMNDVVSEDVIRAKALMSKLSASVSLPVKCHELVTLRRFKDVEKCIAEKHIDLVIVGHHNRFMGVLTSNSMEYINRLNIDVLIKHLP, from the coding sequence ATGAACAGTTATAACCATGCCCTGGTGCTGGTTCAGGGAAATCAGGATGGCGCATTGCTGTTGAACCACGCCGTGACGCTGGCTGAAGAACTGGCGATGACAGTCACCCTCGCCCATATCAGCGATGATTACCGGGAAATGAATTATGTGTCGGACAGCCTGATGAACGATGTGGTGTCGGAGGATGTAATTCGGGCGAAGGCGCTGATGAGCAAGCTCTCCGCCAGCGTAAGTCTGCCGGTTAAATGCCATGAGCTGGTTACGTTGCGCCGCTTTAAAGACGTCGAAAAATGCATTGCCGAAAAACATATCGATTTAGTGATTGTCGGACACCATAACCGCTTTATGGGGGTCCTCACCTCCAATTCCATGGAATACATCAACCGGTTAAACATTGATGTGCTGATAAAACATTTGCCGTAA
- a CDS encoding isoaspartyl peptidase/L-asparaginase family protein — MTKAVIAIHGGAGAITRAAMSAEKEQYYRQQLAAIVAAGQQILADGGSAMDAVTEAVRLLEECPLFNAGKGAVFTHQGTHELDASIMDGRTLEVGAVAGVNHIRNPVLAARTVLEVSPHVLFIGAGAEAFATQQGLEMVEADFFSTPERWEQLQRALGSDQAVLDHDGAAQSHSDDPLDPDRKFGTVGAVALDLHGNLAAATSTGGMTNKQAGRVGDSPLVGAGCYANNDSVAVSCTGTGEVFIRTLAAYDVAAQMRYAGRTLQQASANVIHDKVQELDGSGGLIAVDRDGNVALPFNSEGMYRGFAYVGGEVEVAIYRDS; from the coding sequence ATGACTAAAGCAGTTATCGCCATTCACGGCGGCGCGGGTGCCATCACTCGCGCGGCGATGAGCGCCGAAAAAGAGCAATATTATCGTCAGCAACTGGCGGCGATTGTCGCCGCTGGTCAGCAAATTCTGGCCGATGGCGGCAGCGCGATGGACGCGGTGACCGAGGCCGTGCGCTTGCTGGAGGAGTGTCCGTTGTTTAACGCCGGTAAAGGGGCGGTGTTTACCCATCAGGGTACGCATGAACTGGATGCCAGTATTATGGATGGCCGTACGCTGGAAGTGGGCGCGGTCGCCGGGGTTAACCATATCCGTAACCCGGTACTGGCGGCGCGCACAGTGCTGGAGGTCAGCCCGCATGTGCTGTTTATCGGTGCCGGTGCGGAAGCCTTTGCCACCCAGCAGGGGCTGGAGATGGTTGAGGCAGACTTTTTCTCCACCCCTGAACGCTGGGAGCAGCTGCAACGCGCGCTCGGCAGCGATCAGGCGGTGCTGGATCATGACGGTGCGGCGCAAAGCCACAGCGATGACCCACTCGATCCTGATCGTAAATTTGGTACGGTCGGTGCAGTGGCACTGGATTTACATGGCAATCTGGCCGCTGCCACCTCAACCGGCGGCATGACCAACAAACAGGCGGGACGCGTGGGCGATTCACCGTTGGTCGGTGCCGGGTGCTACGCCAACAACGATTCGGTCGCGGTTTCCTGTACCGGCACTGGCGAGGTGTTTATCCGCACTCTCGCCGCTTACGACGTGGCGGCACAAATGCGTTATGCCGGTCGCACGCTGCAACAGGCCAGCGCCAATGTAATTCACGATAAAGTCCAGGAACTGGATGGCAGCGGTGGGCTGATTGCCGTTGACCGTGATGGCAATGTGGCGCTGCCGTTTAACAGTGAAGGAATGTACCGCGGATTCGCTTATGTGGGCGGCGAAGTTGAGGTAGCCATTTACCGCGATAGCTAA